The Colletotrichum higginsianum IMI 349063 chromosome 2, whole genome shotgun sequence genome has a segment encoding these proteins:
- a CDS encoding Mitochondrial distribution and morphology protein 34, with protein MAFNFNWSPLTADAEFYQRAREMLTTALNKSPKPPIIVDDILVTEFNLGSVPPELEILEIGDIAEDRFRGIFKMCYSGDAFLTLKTRVQANPLNTYLSSKPGFTSPQPLAAASGLTIPLSITLSEIKLSAFIILVFSRQKGLTLVFRNDPLESLKVSSTFDSIQFVRDYLQRTIEAQLRNLMMDELPAIIHRLSLRLWCPDALPKEEEAPEEGTEETEVDPLASPPLDPVDANGNLLDANEVSSLSLEGGPEVQSLFSQKNLLRLAALNDSHRTFSLFTPGIRDVVFRAWTGPAVSESTSTPPTATPSLSKTNSFHGTSTTYTFSDTGSAAHGHLPSRPSMVSLNSATTGLSLGAGMRSKSYAGRKKKTRVVNLRRSKSEIGETPEGSETYSEMASDSASVAGPSTEPLMSSSIAEDPEEEEALANLAESTPSKVRFSPLERTHFPSRPPLQPEFYSAPKDVPSVPIQPDNTRETEVAVQPQSQPRTTEKLGAFPSGKANAEKPRQGVPSEASSVYEQAWIMKMAGEIARRVYDEKSRHPTLWDEREDVPPPAYEAST; from the exons ATGGCCTTCAACTTCAACTGGTCGCCGCTgacggccgacgccgagttcTACCAGCGCGCCCGGGAGATGCTCACCACCGCCTTGAACAAGTCACCGAAGCCCCCGATCATCGTCGATGACATCCTCGTTACCGAGTTCAACTTGGGCTCCGTGCCCCCAGAGCTGGAGATTCTGGAGATTGGCGACATCGCCGAAGACCGATTTCGTGGCATATTCAAGATGTGCTACTCCGGCGACGCCTTCTTGACGCTGAAAACCAGAGTTCAG GCAAATCCACTAAACACCTACCTGTCTTCCAAGCCGGGGTTTACATCGCCGCAAccattggcggcggcgtcgggtcTCACCATTCCGCTGTCAATAACCCTCTCCGAGATCAAGCTTTCAGCCTTCATCATCCTAGTCTTCTCCAGGCAAAAGGGCCTGACCCTGGTCTTCCGCAATGACCCGCTCGAGTCGCTCAAAGTCTCCTCGACCTTTGATTCGATCCAGTTCGTGCGCGATTATCTCCAGCGCACTATCGAGGCCCAGTTGAGAAATTTGATGATGGATGAGCTCCCTGCCATCATTCACCGCCTTTCTCTGCGCTTGTGGTGCCCCGACGCGCTGCCAAAAGAGGAGGAAGCGCCCGAGGAGGGCACTGAGGAAACCGAGGTCGATCCCTTGGCGAGCCCCCCCTTGGATCCCGTCGATGCCAACGGTaatctcctcgacgccaacgAAGTCTCGTCGTTGTCGCTTGAAGGGGGCCCCGAGGTTCAGTCACTCTTCTCTCAAAAGAACTTGCTGAGGCTGGCCGCTCTGAACGATTCTCATCGAACGTTCTCCCTCTTCACGCCAGGCATCCGCGATGTTGTGTTCCGCGCCTGGACCGGACCTGCAGTGTCCGAATCAACCAGcacaccgccgacggcaacgccTAGCTTGTCCAAGACCAACTCCTTCCACGGAACTTCTACCACGTATACCTTCTCCGATACTGGCAGTGCCGCTCACGGCCACCTCCCATCTCGACCTTCGATGGTGAGCCTCAACTCGGCCACCACCGGATTGTCTCTGGGTGCCGGCATGAGGTCGAAGTCATATGCTGgacggaagaagaagactaGAGTTGTCAACCTTCGCCGGTCCAAAAGCGAGATTGGCGAGACTCCCGAGGGCAGCGAGACCTACTCCGAGATGGCATCCGACTCTGCTTCAGTGGCTGGTCCCTCCACCGAACCCCTCATGTCCAGCTCTATTGCCGAGGAccccgaggaggaagaggcccTCGCCAACCTGGCAGAGTCGACCCCTAGCAAGGTCCGCTTCAGCCCCTTGGAGAGGACGCACTTCCCCTCCAGGCCTCCCTTGCAACCGGAATTCTACTCCGCGCCCAAGGATGTCCCTAGCGTGCCTATCCAGCCGGACAACACCCGGGAAACTGAGGTCGCTGTTCAGCCTCAGTCTCAACCCCGTACGACTGAGAAGCTTGGAGCTTTCCCTAGTGGGAAGGCCAACGCCGAGAAGCCACGCCAAGGTGTGCCCTCTGAGGCCTCGTCCGTTTACGAACAGGCTTGGATCATGAAGATGGCCGGTGAGATTGCCCGTCGTGTCTACGACGAGAAGAGTCGTCACCCGACCCTCTGGGACGAGCGGGAAGACGTCCCGCCTCCGGCCTACGAGGCATCGACATAA
- a CDS encoding Nucleoside transporter, with protein MERIRELLGKHRKPDRQEYEPLAEEGRELEGSTLTEGLEEVPFSWTEYIMFAWLGMAMLWAWNMFLAAAPYFQVRFQSDAWISQNFQSAILTVSTLTNLTAMLVLTNIQYAASYPFRINLALLLNCVIFSLLTASTSLALDASPAAYLAFILVMVASSSWATGLIQNGAFAFAASFGRPEYMQALMAGQGVAGVLPPIAQVITVLAVPEKDGAAPDTGGDARTLSSSAFVYFLAAVAVSVSALAAFIPLVRRHNHIVESRMVDHMAESLTSVQEAERAARKVVSPLRLLKKLHWLAGAIFMCFAVAMFFPVFTGKILSVRYPGDEKSPTGSLFRPAAFIPLAFFAWNLGDLSGRMATILPFSLRHRPAALFAVSLVRMGFLPMYLLCNIGGRGAVVSSDFFYLVIVQFLFGLTNGWLGSSCMMAAGEWVEEGEREATGGFMGLCLVAGLTTGSLLSFTAGGI; from the exons ATGGAGCGTATCAGGGAACTCCTAGGAAAGCACCGCAAGCCGGATCGCCAGGAGTATGAGCCGCTGGCCGAAGAGGGccgcgagctcgagggcTCCACGTTGACGGAAGGCCTTGAGGAGGTGCCCTTCTCCTGGACCGAGTACATCATGTTTGCGTGGTTGGGCATGGCGATGCTGTGGGCATG GAACATGTTCCTCGCGGCCGCGCCCTACTTCCAAGTCCGCTTCCAGTCCGACGCCTGGATCTCGCAAAACTTCCAGTCCGCCATCCTCACCGTCTCGACGCTGACCAACCTCACGGCCATGCTGGTCCTCACAAACATCCAGTACGCCGCCTCGTACCCCTTCCGCATCAACCTCGCCCTGCTCCTCAACTGCGtcatcttctccctcctGACGGCCTCCACCtcgctcgccctcgacgcctccCCGGCCGCCTACCTGGCCTTCATCCTCGTCATGgtcgcctcgagctcctgggCCACCGGCCTCATCCAGAAcggcgccttcgccttcgccgcctccttcgGCCGCCCGGAGTACATGCAGGCCCTCATGGCCGGCCAGGGCGTCGCCGGTGTGCTGCCCCCGATCGCCCAGGTCatcaccgtcctcgccgtcccggAGAAGgatggcgccgcccccgacacgggcggcgacgccagGACCctgagctcctcggcctttgTCTAtttcctcgccgccgtcgccgtctccgtctcggccctgGCCGCCTTCATCCCGCTCGTCCGCCGCCACAACCACATCGTCGAGTCCCGCATGGTCGACCACATGGCCGAGTCGCTGACTTCGGTCCAGGAGGCGGagcgcgccgcccgcaaGGTCGTCTCCCCGCTCCGCCTCCTCAAGAAGCTGCACtggctcgccggcgccatcttcatgtgcttcgccgtcgccatgtTCTTCCCCGTCTTCACCGGCAAGATCCTCTCGGTGCGCTACCCGGGCGACGAAAAGTCCCCCACCGGCTCTCTCTTCCGCCCGGCCGCCTTCATCCCgctcgccttcttcgcctggAACCTCGGCGACCTCTCCGGCCGCATGGCCACCATCCTGCCCTTCTCCCTGCGCCACcggcccgccgccctcttcgccgtGAGCCTCGTGCGCATGGGCTTCCTGCCGATGTATCTGCTCTGCAACATTGGCGGCcggggcgccgtcgtcagcaGCGACTTCTTCtacctcgtcatcgtccagtTCCTCTTCGGCCTGACCAACGGCTGGCTGGGCTCGAGCTGCAtgatggccgccggcgagtgggtcgaggagggcgagcgTGAGGCGACGGGCGGCTTCATGGGCCTGTGCCTCGTGGCCGGGTTGACGACGGGCAGTCTTTTGAGCTTCACGGCCGGCGGCATTTAG
- a CDS encoding Short-chain dehydrogenase, with protein sequence MPQVQLTGERGEPLVPLLQPQHGSPPGKRGFHDQNTFKDGKDSESNDDQNTPYEVYGGKFSFRAFVQNTLKAWSFHSLYRLFYNVRHSIRNQTKVVIFKSRPMTLLAILVHVPPIVATAFMSHLIFREYWIGADLTPNRGWDRQANLLIQFAAKFLEIMIIGSLTTMIFTFVRREVTLGQGAPLAAFFAGNSFSSPEFLWSDEMTAMLRGRFSTVWKKVFFVSFLTLCCLLAVVVAPATATVLTPLNDWWMMGGSWVYIDKAGRAIYPKTLTAADTVKGDVCEVAGNVDCPSAGWDSLTHLVSYLPDHAVLNVTKGSWIRIPALFPLATPESILQISLSVREPEESSGWKVSRMTLPHRMTGAALAATTMLWQDALTMMAKENKHYRGSDYRYSTFQELPSMETRCRVTVVAANRTMPSGNNNDNKPVNFPEVRTEASFANNTEDMALQNSATEAIWSNPNTTEPQLFFFDIEPQESLSANVSVGTVVSLPRKGEAWRCMDA encoded by the exons ATGCCTCAAGTTCAACTAACTGGCGAGAGGGGCGAGCCTCTCGTCCCCTTGCTTCAACCTCAGCATGGGAGTCCGCCTGGAAAACGGGGCTTCCACGACCAAAATACTTTTAAAGATGGCAAAGACTCAGAGAG CAATGACGATCAAAACACGCCTTACGAAGTCTATGGAGGCAAGTTCAGCTTCAGGGCGTTCGTTCAAAACACGCTCAAAGCATGGAGCTTCCACTCTCTGTATCGCCTCTTCTACAATGTCCGCCACTCTATTCGCAACCAGACCAAGGTTGTCATTTTCAAAAGCCGACCGATGaccctcctcgccatactGGTTCACGTCCCGCCCATCGTTGCGACTGCCTTCATGAGCCATCTCATCTTTCGCGAGTACTGGATCGGCGCAGATCTCACGCCAAACAGGGGCTGGGACAGGCAGGCGAATCTCCTCATCCAGTTCGCCGCCAAGTTCCTCGAGATCATGATCATCGGGTCACTCACGACAATGATTTTCACCTTTGTCCGGCGGGAGGTGACCCTGGGCCAGGGCGCACCGCTTGCAGCCTTCTTCGCGGGGAACAGCTTTAGCTCGCCCGAGTTTCTGTGGTCGGACGAGATGACTGCGATGCTCAGGGGCCGTTTCTCGACCGTCTGGAAGAAGGTGTTTTTCGTTTCGTTCCTGACCTTGTGCTGCCTGCTGGCGGTCGTTGTCGCAcccgccaccgccacggTTCTCACCCCTCTCAACGATTGGTGGATGATGGGAGGCTCCTGGGTTTACATCGACAAAGCCGGCAGGGCTATTTATCCCAAGACGCTGACTGCCGCCGACACCGTCAAGGGCGACGTGTGCGAGGTCGCCGGCAACGTCGACTGCCCTTCTGCCGGCTGGGACTCGCTGACACACTTGGTGAGCTATCTACCGGACCATGCCGTCCTCAACGTCACCAAAGGGTCCTGGATCCGCATACCGGCCCTTTTCCCGCTTGCCACCCCGGAATCGATCCTGCAGATTTCGCTGTCCGTCCGCGAGCCCGAGGAATCAAGCGGTTGGAAGGTGTCACGGATGACCCTGCCGCATCGCATGACGGGCGCGGCCTTGGCTGCGACGACAATGCTGTGGCAGGACGCTCTCACTATGATGGCGAAGGAAAACAAGCATTATCGAGGATCGGACTACAGGTACTCGACCTTCCAGGAGCTACCCTCGATGGAAACCCGGTGCCGAGTTACCGTTGTCGCCGCCAACAGGACAATGCCCAGCGGTAACAACAATGATAACAAGCCTGTCAATTTCCCGGAAGTGCGCACCGAGGCCTCTTTTGCAAACAACACCGAGGACATGGCCTTGCAAAACTCGGCCACGGAAGCGATTTGGTCAAACCCAAACACCACGGAGCCCCAATTGTTCTTCTTTGACATCGAGCCCCAGGAGAGCCTGTCTGCCAACGTCTCCGTCGGCACCGTGGTCTCGCTCCCACGCAAGGGGGAAGCATGGCGCTGTATGGATGCTTGA
- a CDS encoding Inositol-pentakisphosphate 2-kinase, translated as MANLMIIPTNLTARMSSAEPPTSKDVPALHSPSGKVFSIQVMVTDKVHVRPWTHAVYVGEGAANVLFVAFLYTKYERQHEADRTEADLLTKFLLRVPKKDKDPSKPFYHPGEQYRFFWEKIAPLFSYRADMLAEVTCARIHSDAVWHLHKVLDALDKAPPGAQSRPAKFRGDEIAGWDLLLMVESMRARSEDERVVEFKPKWLAQSPSAPKDANTCRCCALAARKFASNKDRNMDPREYPCPLWLDPERVAPGGREVVRQKAIARLFQNSSFEDNKHASALYELLKKTTVLELLKAHQMAKDTRGPLLARKDDEEFSTAMTLRDCSLYMRYRIRKVNGQETVVTESFEAKLADLDKKNAAWKLTEWQDKERALIDEGWYTGRGKMKNCALQR; from the exons ATGGCCAATCTCATGATCATACCCACTAACCTGACTGCCCGCATGTCCTCGGCAGAACCGCCAACGTCCAAAGATGTACCGGCACTGCACAGCCCCTCGGGCAAGGTCTTCTCCATCCAGGTAATGGTGACCGACAAAGTCCACGTTAGGCCCTGGACACACGCCGTGTACGTCGGTGAGGGTGCTGCCAACGTCTTGTTCGTTGCATTTCTCTACACAAAGTACGAACGGCAGCACGAAGCCGACAGAACCGAGGCTGACCTGTTGACCA AATTCTTGCTGAGAGTGCCAAAAAAGGACAAGGACCCCTCTAAGCCGTTCTACCATCCAGGAGAGCAGTACAGGTTCTTTTGGGAAAAGATTGCCCCCCTGTTCAGCTACCGTGCCGACATGTTGGCCGAGGTGACGTGCGCACGGATTCACTCGGACGCCGTCTGGCACTTACACAAAGTACTGGACGCCCTGGACAAGGCACCACCGGGGGCGCAATCGCGGCCAGCCAAGTTTCGGGGAGATGAGATTGCCGGCTGGGACCTGCTCCTCATGGTGGAAAGCATGCGTGCGAGAAGCGAAGAcgagcgcgtcgtcgagttCAAGCCCAAGTGGCTGGCTCAGTCGCCATCGGCCCCGAAAGACGCAAACACGTGCAGATGTtgcgccctcgccgccaggAAGTTCGCCAGCAACAAAGACCGGAACATGGACCCCCGGGAATACCCATGCCCGCTGTGGCTGGATCCCGAGCGAGTAGCACCCGGTGGCAGAGAGGTTGTGCGGCAAAAGGCCATCGCACGCTTGTTCCAGAACAGCAGCTTCGAAGACAACAAGCACGCCTCTGCGCTCTACGAGTTGCTGAAGAAAACCACCGTCCTTGAGCTTTTGAAAGCACACCAGATGGCCAAGGACACCCGCGGTCCTCTGCTCGCGCGCAAAGATGACGAAGAATTCAGCACAGCCATGACGCTGCGCGATTGCTCCCTCTACATGCGGTACAGGATCCGGAAGGTCAACGGCCAGGAGACTGTCGTGACGGAGTCCTTCGAGGCGAAactcgccgacctcgacaagAAGAACGCCGCCTGGAAGTTGACCGAGTGGCAGGATAAGGAACGGGCCTTGATCGACGAGGGCTGGTATACGGGTCGCGGGAAGATGAAGAACTGCGCCCTCCAGAGATGA
- a CDS encoding NAD dependent epimerase/dehydratase gives MSTSAVTKKLVVCGGNGFLGSRICKYAVARGWDVTSIRYAHTIGASHSPSISLLSSSPRLTRSNSRSGEPKWSAVTSSPAPPQWAHQVSWERADMLSPVTYAPLLKGADFVVHSLGILLEADYKGVVSGQESPISGLQKAFAPIKDRGVDPLKTSSEGGDLKPPNPKDQFTYEVMNRDSAIALAKQANAENAKAFVYVSAAGGAPVLPARYITTKREAESTIASEFPRMRGIFPRPPFMYDSSRKFTLPLAAMTGAGALFNRLTGGVLSGFMGASGVKPLPVETVAEAVVEALDDVKVQGPIEVPELEELASKGWRKTML, from the coding sequence ATGTCAACCTCGGCCGTTACTAAGAAGCTGGTCGTGTGCGGAGGAAACGGGTTCCTCGGGTCGAGAATCTGCAAGTATGCCGTCGCAAGAGGCTGGGACGTCACGTCCATCAGGTACGCGCACACCATTGGAGCTTCTCACAGCCCATCTATCTcactcctctcctcctcaccACGTCTAACACGCTCCAACAGCCGTTCAGGCGAGCCCAAGTGGTCCGCCGTGACCTCATCACCGGCTCCTCCTCAGTGGGCGCACCAGGTCTCTTGGGAACGCGCCGACATGCTCAGCCCCGTCACCTACGCCCCGCTcctcaagggcgccgacTTCGTCGTCCACAGCCTGGGGAttctcctcgaggccgactaCAAGGGCGTCGTCTCGGGCCAGGAGTCCCCCATCTCGGGCTTGCAGAAGGCCTTCGCCCCCATCAAGgaccgcggcgtcgaccccCTCAAGACCTCGTCCGAGGGCGGTGACCTCAAGCCCCCCAACCCGAAGGACCAGTTCACCTACGAGGTCATGAACCGCGACAGCGCCATCGCCCTGGCCAAGCAGGCCAACGCCGAGAACGCAAAGGCCTTCGTGTacgtctccgccgccggcggcgctccGGTCCTGCCCGCGCGGTACATCACCACCAAGCGCGAGGCGGAAAGCACCATCGCCAGTGAGTTTCCGCGCATGCGCGGCATCTTCCCGCGGCCGCCCTTCATGTACGACAGCTCGAGGAAGTTCACGCTGCCGCTGGCCGCCATGACCGGCGCCGGTGCTCTGTTCAACCGGCTGACGGGAGGTGTGCTGAGCGGCTTCATGGGCGCGAGCGGCGTGAAGCCCCTGCCGGTCGagaccgtcgccgaggcAGTGGTGGAAGCGCTCGACGATGTCAAGGTGCAGGGCCCGATTGAGGTacccgagctcgaggagctggcaAGCAAGGGTTGGAGGAAAACCATGTTGTGA
- a CDS encoding YEATS family protein, translating to MAPPSSLGKRVKGTQIKRPFIYGTTARPFDPETNPKPEGVPEDHTHSWEVFVKAVDDTDITYWLRRVQFKLHESIPNHVRMIDGEPGKPFLIQETGWGEFEITIKMYYASESGEKPQTLYHNLRLHPYGRTDAEKEQMLRQNDGEIRAWAFDEQLFNEPYEAFYEVLTSGAQPKGHPAGKGGKGKNKPIPPLPEKTSNVQVAWERSALLPAVNKPGQPFSLETEQIEVKKLREAEAKVKEMAKQQLETLKEKEAQLAALKAENAAAAAAATAG from the exons ATggcgccgcccagcagcCTCGGCAAGCGCGTGAAGGGTACGCAAATCAAGCGCCCCTTCATTTACGGCACCACCGCCCGCCCCTTCGATCCCGAGACCAACCCCAAGCCAGAGGGCGTCCCTGAAGACCACACCCACTCGTGGGAGGTCTTtgtcaaggccgtcgatgacACTGATATCACATACTGGTTGCGGAGAGTCCAGTTCAAGCTACACGAGTCTATCCCGAACCACGTGCGCA TGATCGATGGCGAGCCTGGGAAACCCTTCTTAATTCAAGAAACCGGATGGGGAGAGTTCGAGATTACCATTAAGATGTACTACGCCTCCGAATCCGGTGAAAAGCCCCAGACTCTATACCACAATCTTCGCCTTCACCCCTACGGTAGGACCGATGCGGAGAAGGAGCAGATGCTGCGGCAGAACGACGGCGAGATTCGCGCATGGGCCTTTGACGAACAGTTATTCAACGAACCGTACGAAGCCTTCTACGAAGTCCTCACATCTGGCGCTCAACCCAAGGGCCACCCGGCCGGCAAAGGAGGCAAGGGCAAAAACAAACCGATCCCGCCTTTGCCCGAGAAGACGTCAAACGTGCAGGTGGCATGGGAAAGAAGCGCGCTATTGCCTGCAGTGAACAAGCCGGGCCAGCCGTTCAGTCTGGAGACGGAGCAAATCGAGGTCAAGAAGCTCAGGGAGGCCGAAGCCAAGGTCAAAGAGATGGCCAAGCAACAACTCGAGACcctcaaggagaaggaggcccaGTTGGCCGCCCTGAAAGCAgagaacgccgccgccgccgctgctgcgaCAGCCGGTTAG
- a CDS encoding Methylmalonate-semialdehyde dehydrogenase, with product MRPLRTAGAVGRTATGACFHTSTQSQTRQLRVHTKKKPEEPQIPPSWRPFEVPEVVLELDSWESGYARPYDKTEWSVQQRKWGEMPRIDATWKRIRNFEYDRQRVSDNFAKVAGHDYWRQRWAVTDLDIMTAALRGGPNRRRRPEKKRFYGTDVDGLLNAVACENAIPMSTFQDEKSFLSWLLHRKTVTSDMPKISLKVARELISKHDNLEDLRRYVLFLLQQSDNGHWHIHQCNEYIARVLMNVLSKPHENRQPTLSDFLPFFNSLSALLQHDGQPLGPELCGACLVLSAEAFRLRATENFLEHGLKHGYWDDGKPWVSAVQLALAALNRRWDKEAQDNASSQGGKVHYAPGNRSSPGSRKGTLARLLAVNARPDGKVSFKAVVEKNPGHEGLHEQFSRLVARVGSLSS from the coding sequence ATGCGGCCGCTGAGAACCGCAGGCGCCGTCGGCAGAACTGCCACGGGTGCCTGTTTTCACACGTCAACCCAGTCGCAGACACGACAGCTGCGAGTTcacaccaagaagaagccggaGGAACCACAAATACCCCCCTCGTGGCGGCCTTTTGAGGTACCAGAAGTGGTTTTGGAGCTCGACAGCTGGGAGAGCGGATATGCACGACCATACGACAAGACGGAGTGGTCCGTCCAGCAGAGGAAATGGGGAGAGATGCCTCGCATTGACGCCACGTGGAAGCGAATCAGGAACTTTGAGTATGACCGCCAACGTGTGAGCGACAACTTCGCCAAAGTCGCCGGCCACGACTATTGGCGTCAACGCTGGGCCGTCACGGACCTCGATATTATGACCGCTGCTCTGAGAGGAGGCCCCAACCGTCGGAGACGACCAGAGAAAAAGCGATTCTACGGAACCGATGTCGACGGACTCTTGAACGCGGTGGCTTGCGAGAACGCCATTCCCATGTCCACCTTTCAAGACGAAAAGTCTTTTTTGAGCTGGCTGCTGCACAGGAAGACCGTCACCTCGGACATGCCCAAAATCTCCCTGAAAGTTGCACGGGAGCTGATAAGCAAGCATGACAACCTCGAAGATCTTCGGCGCTATGTCTTGTTTCTGCTTCAGCAAAGCGACAACGGGCACTGGCACATTCACCAATGCAACGAGTACATCGCGCGCGTTTTGATGAACGTTCTCTCCAAACCACACGAGAATAGACAACCCACTCTCTCGGATTTCTTGCCATTCTTCAACAGTCTTtccgccctcctccagcatGACGGACAGCCTCTTGGCCCTGAACTGTGTGGCGCCTGTCTGGTCTTGTCGGCTGAGGCATTTCGGCTGCGGGCAACGGAAAACTTCCTCGAGCATGGCTTGAAGCATGGCTATTGGGACGACGGGAAGCCATGGGTTTCAGCGGTGCAGCTTGCGCTAGCAGCATTGAACCGGCGATGGGACAAAGAGGCGCAAGACAATGCCTCATCCCAAGGTGGTAAGGTACACTACGCGCCTGGCAACCGCTCAAGCCCAGGCAGTCGCAAAGGAACTCTGGCCCGTCTCTTGGCGGTGAATGCTAGACCTGATGGCAAGGTGTCTTTCAAGGCCGTTGTGGAGAAGAATCCTGGCCACGAGGGACTTCATGAGCAGTTTTCACGGTTGGTTGCTCGAGTCGGTTCTCTGTCAAGTTAG
- a CDS encoding SYF2 splicing factor — protein sequence MPPSKKRKTNKGSAAKTENTVAASSAAPAEAETTGPLTTTTDAAAPAPTEPAEVPSTSQPTEEDAAAKAKDRMARFKALKARAKSSSDQNFKEATLESQRLASDPSQLTAIHRKQAIASQKLLKADVEDAGGDFERKRAWDWTVDESEKWDKHVRKKEAHRDNNAFQDYTAESNKVYKRQLRNIAPDMEKYEKDKMAAIERAAASGGLDIVETEDGELIAVDKDGSFYSTADSTTFAQNKPDKAAVDRLVEDLRRAEENRLKKRKDRMAQNGDDGDVTYINEKNKQFNQKLARFYNKYTAEIRDSFERGTMI from the coding sequence ATGCCTCCTtcaaagaaaagaaagaccAACAAGGGTTCCGCAGCGAAAACCGAGAACACAGTAGCGGCGAGTTCTGCTGCCCCAGCAGAGGCCGAGACGACAGGGCCCCTCACCACCACAacagacgccgccgcccctgcGCCCACAGAACCAGCGGAGGTGCCTTCAACATCACAACCCACAGAGGAAGACGCCGCAGCCAAGGCGAAAGACCGCATGGCCCGCTTCAAGGCCTTGAAGGCCCGCGCCAAGAGCTCCTCGGACCAAAACTTCAAGGAGGCGACGCTCGAGTCGCAGCGTCTCGCGTCCGACCCCAGCCAGCTGACGGCCATCCACCGCAAGCAGGCCATCGCGTCGCAGAAGCTTCtcaaggccgacgtcgaggacgccggcggcgacttTGAGCGCAAGCGTGCGTGGGACTGGACGGTCGACGAGAGCGAGAAGTGGGACAAGCACGTcaggaagaaggaggcgcACCGCGACAACAACGCCTTCCAGGACTATACCGCCGAGAGCAACAAGGTGTACAAGCGTCAGCTCAGAAACATCGCCCCGGACATGGAGAAGTACGAGAAGGACAAGATGGCGGCCATCGAAcgcgcggcggcctcgggcggcctcgacatTGTCGAGACGGAGGACGGGGAGCTCATCGCGGTGGACAAGGACGGCTCGTTCTACTCGACGGCCGACTCGACCACATTTGCGCAAAACAAGCCGgacaaggccgccgtcgatcGGCTCGTGGAGGATCTGAGGAGGGCCGAGGAGAAcaggttgaagaagagaaaggacCGCATGGCGCAgaatggcgacgacggcgacgtcaCGTACATCAACGAGAAGAACAAGCAGTTCAACCAGAAGCTGGCGCGCTTCTACAACAAGTACACGGCGGAGATTCGGGACAGTTTCGAGAGAGGAACCATGATTTAG